In one window of Chryseobacterium viscerum DNA:
- a CDS encoding sensor histidine kinase encodes MRKLVHYSLILCILLIQVIIAIFFYNEFVNGKKLKFIKDQLEQSRALGGLTDNSRKDFLDAQEHLQKYMATQNNKELQLYFQSLRKLKINFDKIGEYENTSPRLKKNLAAHSQDTLKTAKLKTLIDSVYQTSLNPPSKIEDKQYEPAKYKNDFEDFKIQTRTYADTVKKKGFFGRLKDAVTGKVDVQKESTVITMTNNKTLDLSQVKSKMDNTIKSMDKHYAAEVKKVQMLAAQKQKINLQFYSNFSKLLVYSNGLIEVYENAIKDFKTELEKEYNEQSSNNNRIRTYLVLGLMILMFIVSILIMYFTRMAFVYEQKLDAANKEIKKNLNFKNRILGMLSHDLRSPLKIINIFIDKIHRTTEDETIKDYLKSIKFTNSTLLLQSNQILEYTKNENAEKELIKSVFNLKDEISSIVKVITPYLETRNNRFVVTDRIPEEVQVYSDNIRINQIFMNILGNANKFTENGQIDLVMATEPIGENQISLITTVGDTGVGISESDLGKIFDPYYQGMVSDEVDNLGAGLGLNLVKEIVELFDGDISVESKLHKGTKVTFRINLNINNNGNTNSK; translated from the coding sequence TTGAGAAAACTTGTTCATTACTCATTGATCCTTTGTATTTTACTGATACAGGTCATTATCGCCATATTTTTTTATAACGAATTTGTCAACGGTAAGAAGCTGAAGTTTATTAAAGACCAGCTGGAGCAGAGCCGTGCATTGGGAGGATTGACGGATAACTCCAGGAAAGATTTTCTGGATGCCCAGGAACATCTTCAGAAATATATGGCTACTCAGAATAATAAAGAGCTGCAGTTATATTTTCAATCGTTGAGAAAACTTAAAATCAATTTTGATAAGATTGGTGAATATGAAAATACAAGTCCGAGGTTGAAAAAGAATCTGGCAGCTCACAGTCAGGATACCTTAAAGACTGCAAAACTGAAAACATTGATAGATTCTGTATACCAGACTTCCCTGAATCCACCATCAAAAATTGAGGATAAGCAGTACGAACCTGCCAAATATAAAAATGATTTTGAAGATTTCAAGATTCAAACCCGAACCTATGCAGACACTGTTAAAAAGAAAGGTTTTTTTGGCCGTTTAAAAGATGCTGTAACAGGTAAAGTGGATGTTCAGAAAGAAAGTACGGTAATCACGATGACCAACAACAAAACGCTGGATCTTTCTCAGGTTAAATCTAAAATGGACAACACAATAAAGTCTATGGATAAGCATTATGCTGCTGAAGTAAAGAAAGTACAGATGCTTGCTGCCCAAAAACAGAAAATCAACCTGCAGTTTTACAGCAATTTCAGTAAACTTCTGGTGTATAGTAACGGCTTAATAGAAGTCTACGAAAATGCCATCAAAGATTTTAAAACCGAACTGGAAAAAGAATATAACGAGCAGAGCTCCAATAATAACAGAATTAGGACATATCTGGTATTGGGATTGATGATTCTTATGTTTATTGTATCCATTCTGATCATGTATTTTACAAGAATGGCGTTTGTTTATGAACAAAAACTAGATGCTGCTAATAAAGAGATTAAAAAGAACCTTAATTTTAAAAACAGAATTCTGGGAATGCTGAGCCACGATCTGAGATCCCCGTTAAAAATTATTAATATTTTTATAGATAAGATCCACAGAACTACAGAGGACGAAACAATAAAGGATTATCTTAAATCTATCAAGTTTACGAATAGCACCCTGCTGCTGCAATCTAACCAGATCCTGGAATACACTAAAAATGAGAATGCTGAAAAAGAACTTATAAAATCGGTTTTCAACCTTAAAGATGAGATCAGTTCTATTGTGAAGGTAATTACTCCATATCTGGAAACCAGAAACAACAGGTTTGTGGTAACAGACAGGATTCCTGAAGAAGTACAGGTATATTCGGATAATATCAGAATCAACCAGATTTTTATGAATATTCTGGGGAATGCCAACAAGTTTACAGAAAACGGACAGATTGATCTCGTTATGGCCACTGAACCTATAGGAGAAAATCAAATTTCCCTGATTACAACGGTAGGAGATACCGGAGTAGGAATATCAGAATCTGATCTTGGTAAAATTTTTGATCCTTACTATCAGGGAATGGTATCTGATGAAGTAGATAATCTGGGGGCGGGACTTGGTCTTAATCTTGTAAAGGAAATCGTAGAGCTTTTTGATGGTGATATATCAGTAGAAAGTAAACTGCACAAAGGAACGAAAGTGACATTCAGGATCAATTTAAATATTAATAATAATGGAAACACCAATTCAAAATAA
- a CDS encoding FAD-dependent oxidoreductase codes for MITENYDVIVIGGGAIGLATAYHLGQRQAKTLVLEQYTFVNQLGSSAGVSRQFRIPYPDEYMVQMALDSQPYWDELQKKTGTPLLDKVGTLWFGDPEVHSTEGNIAEAEKALEALGVPYTNLTSKEIEEQYHFKNLPDNYVGLFQPDGASINFKATIETLLSLCQKEKTVELREDSPVLEIKQNGELFELTTPNGIYIAKKLAIIPGPYINSVINLLDFKIEATYWNMSSAYFKKTDPTIQYPTWFVFQNATGDNGNQFYGFPSVEWDHPEYIRVAPDFVINPLEEPSDRTLIPNPKELAYTSQWIQNHMTGLSIAPEYTSTCLIALSTIPNKELLIDFAPSYVPNHKNIVVYATGWAAKFTPFLGKIMSDLALDGHTDFDITPFRLGYKYFLAL; via the coding sequence ATGATTACTGAAAACTACGACGTAATCGTCATTGGCGGAGGAGCAATAGGTCTTGCAACAGCCTATCATCTCGGTCAGCGCCAGGCTAAGACTTTGGTATTGGAACAATATACTTTTGTGAATCAGCTGGGCAGCTCTGCAGGAGTTTCCCGCCAGTTCCGGATCCCCTATCCGGATGAATATATGGTACAAATGGCTTTGGACTCTCAACCTTACTGGGATGAGCTCCAAAAAAAGACCGGTACCCCATTGCTTGATAAAGTAGGCACACTCTGGTTTGGAGATCCTGAAGTACATTCTACCGAAGGAAACATTGCTGAGGCAGAGAAAGCTTTAGAAGCCTTAGGAGTTCCTTATACCAACTTAACTTCAAAAGAAATTGAAGAGCAGTATCATTTCAAAAACCTGCCGGATAATTATGTAGGTCTATTTCAACCTGATGGAGCCAGCATTAATTTTAAAGCAACTATTGAAACGCTTCTAAGCCTTTGTCAGAAAGAAAAAACCGTAGAGCTCAGAGAAGATTCTCCCGTACTTGAGATCAAACAAAATGGTGAACTTTTTGAGCTTACCACTCCCAACGGAATATATATTGCCAAAAAGCTGGCCATTATTCCCGGGCCTTACATCAACAGTGTGATCAACTTACTGGATTTTAAAATAGAAGCTACCTACTGGAATATGTCCTCTGCTTATTTTAAAAAGACCGATCCTACGATACAATATCCAACCTGGTTTGTGTTCCAGAATGCAACGGGAGATAACGGCAATCAGTTTTACGGTTTTCCTTCCGTTGAATGGGATCATCCGGAATACATCCGCGTAGCACCGGATTTTGTCATCAACCCTTTGGAGGAACCAAGCGACAGAACATTGATTCCAAACCCGAAGGAACTCGCCTATACTTCCCAATGGATACAAAACCATATGACCGGGCTGAGCATTGCACCGGAATATACCTCAACATGTCTTATCGCTTTAAGCACAATTCCCAATAAAGAATTACTGATTGATTTTGCACCTTCTTATGTACCCAACCATAAAAACATTGTAGTATATGCCACAGGATGGGCTGCAAAATTCACACCCTTTTTAGGTAAAATCATGTCTGATCTAGCACTAGACGGACATACTGATTTTGACATTACCCCTTTCCGATTAGGATATAAATATTTCTTAGCACTTTAA